The following DNA comes from Ornithobacterium rhinotracheale DSM 15997.
AACCTAAAATCAACTGAATGGCACCTGCTAAAACACCTGCACACAGAAAAAGCTCAAAGGCACCCAGCTCTTGGATATTTGCCCAAACGATAGCGGTGAGCCCCGCTGCAGGTCCCGAAACACTGATATGCGAAGTGGAAAGGTAGCCCACTACAATTCCGCCTATAATTCCTGAAATAATCCCCGAAAGTGAAGGTGCTCCAGAGGCTAAGGCAATCCCTAAACATAATGGTAACGCAACAAGAAATACTACTAATCCTGATGCAAAGTTTTTCTTGAAATCTTTTACTAAATTTTTATTCATTTTTTTCTATTCGTTTTAAATTTAAATCGGTTTGTTTTTCTTTATGTCTAAACAAGACATAATCCTCTCTCTACACCTTTACTTTTTGATTTAAGGCATAGAAAGACAAAATATTTTAGTTACAAAAAAAAAGTTTAAACGAATAGATCTGGAGGAGGATTCGGAATCGAAATATATGGCTCCTGATACAAGTGATTGCTGTAATCAAATGCTATTTTTAAAGCACTTGTATCGTTTGAAGATAAAGTGATAAATTGCTGATATAAGAAAATCAGCTTTTCTTCTTCAACAATTGAAGGTTTTGATTTGATAGGTTTTTCTTCCTCAACATTTGCCACAACGATATCTGTTCCCCACCCGCACACTGTAGAAACACTCTGCAACAGCATAAAGTTGAGAAAGATAGAAAGTAATAATATGGACAAATGTTTTACTGACATGAGATATAACCTATTGTAAATTTTTGTTTTTAGTTTTACTCATCACCCAATCAGAATTGGTGAGGTTGTAAATCTTTTGAATGTCTGAAAGTGTCTGTTCAAAATCGATGTTTAAATCAATTAATTTCCCTGTTCCTATATCAAACACCCAGCCATGTACAATTGGGAAATGATCTAAAATATAGCGTTCTTGCACACACGCCATTTTGATCACATTCACACACTGCTCTTGCACATTCAATTCTACCAAACGTTTGTATCTTTGTTGTTCATCTTCAATCGCGTCTAGCTCCTCACGGTGCAAACGATACACATCTCGAATGTTTCTGAGCCAAGGGTTTAACAATCCATAATCTTGAGGCAACATAGCAGCCTTCACACCTCCACAGCCATAGTGCCCGCAGACGATGATGTGTTTCACCTTTAGGTGTTCTACTGCATACTGAATCACAGCCGTAGCACTCATATCTAGCGTGCTCACCACATTGGCGATGTTTCTGTGTACAAAAACCTCTCCAGGTTTCATTCCCATGAGTTCCTCAGTCGTTACTCGGCTATCGGAGCACCCGATGTAGAGAAATTCTGGCGACTGTCCCTCTGCCATTTTCTTGAAAAAATTGGCATCTTCGCCCAATTTTTCCTTTACCCAATCTTCATTGTTCTTGAAGATTCTTTCATAAGTTTCTAACATATATAAAATTTAAAAATTCTTGCGAAAAAACATTTTTTACCCATAAAAACAAAAAAAATATCATTTATTTAACAAGATAAACGACATTTTACAAAATAAAACATAACAATTTTTCATATTTAGTTTTCTACTTTATAAAAATCCAAATTGTTAAAATTTTAATTTTTAATTCTAATTTCATTTTTAATAAATATATTCGCCTCACAATTTAAAACTATTCTAAATTA
Coding sequences within:
- a CDS encoding carbonic anhydrase, whose protein sequence is MLETYERIFKNNEDWVKEKLGEDANFFKKMAEGQSPEFLYIGCSDSRVTTEELMGMKPGEVFVHRNIANVVSTLDMSATAVIQYAVEHLKVKHIIVCGHYGCGGVKAAMLPQDYGLLNPWLRNIRDVYRLHREELDAIEDEQQRYKRLVELNVQEQCVNVIKMACVQERYILDHFPIVHGWVFDIGTGKLIDLNIDFEQTLSDIQKIYNLTNSDWVMSKTKNKNLQ